One genomic region from Nymphalis io chromosome 18, ilAglIoxx1.1, whole genome shotgun sequence encodes:
- the LOC126775304 gene encoding ubiquitin-conjugating enzyme E2 G1 isoform X1 — protein sequence MSEPQSSLLLKKQLAELNKNPVEGFSAGLIDDNDIYRWEVLIIGPPDTLYEGGFFKAHLHFPKEYPLRPPRMKFVTEIWHPNIEKNGDVCISILHEPGDDKWGYEKASERWLPVHTVETILISVISMLADPNDESPANVDAAKEWRERYSDFKKKVARCVRKSQEDCF from the exons atgtcAGAGCCACAGTCTtcgcttttattaaaaaagcaacTAGCAG AACTGAACAAAAATCCAGTAGAAGGTTTTTCTGCTGGGTTGATAGATGACAATGACATTTACAGATGGGAGGTACTTATTATTGGCCCACCCGACACATTata TGAAGGTGGATTCTTTAAGGCACATTTACATTTTCCAAAAGAATACCCTTTGAGACCACCGAGGATGAAGTTTGTCACAGAAATTTGGCATCCAAATA TTGAAAAGAATGGTGATGTATGCATATCAATACTACATGAGCCAGGAGATGACAAGTGGGGCTACGAAAAAGCCTCTGAGAGATGGCTGCCCGTCCACACAGTGGAAACTATTCTCATTAGTGTTATTTCTATGTTGGCTGATCCAAATGATGAGAGTCCTGCTAATGTTGATGCAGCT AAAGAATGGAGAGAGAGGTATTCGGATTTCAAAAAGAAAGTTGCCAGATGTGTTAGGAAAAGTCAAGAAGATTGTTTTTAG
- the LOC126775294 gene encoding eukaryotic translation initiation factor 4H-like isoform X3, whose product MFLNMAGRSGFDDGNLRDYGGGRRTVGGRQLPTEPPYKAYVGNLPSGVIQGDMNRIFPNLAIKNVRLVMDRETDKFKGFCYVEFEYLEDLVKAIEMNGSLNVDGKIVRIDVAEDKRSDRGGGFDRGRRDGGRDGPREGREGRGGGGAAGGGGGSGGGFRREGRDAAERERGGGSSGERWNDRGARGASEESRSGEWSRMGRAGPAQPARAAPPRRNFDDMPAARPDTSGRPKLKLEPRTVKEPVNSLASTSQASSIFGGARPREERLKELAGE is encoded by the exons ATGTTTCTAAACATGGCAGGTCGCAGTGGTTTTGACGATGGTAATCTAAg GGACTATGGAGGCGGTAGGAGAACAGTCGGAGGCCGCCAGCTCCCGACAGAGCCTCCCTATAAAGCTTATGTCGGAAATTTACCCTCGGGTGTCATCCAAGGCGATATGAACAGAATCTTTCCT aacCTGGCTATTAAAAATGTAAGGCTGGTTATGGATAGAGAAACAGACAAATTCAAAGGCTTCTGTTATGTGGAATTTGAATATTTAGAAGATTTGGTCAAGGCAATCGAAATGAATGGATCTCTCAACGTAGATGGTAAAATTGTCAGAATTGATGTCGCCGAAGACAAAAGAAGTGACAG agGGGGCGGGTTTGACCGCGGCCGCCGTGACGGGGGACGTGACGGGCCACGCGAGGGACGCGAAGGGCGTGGGGGTGGTGGCGCCGCCGGCGGCGGTGGCGGTAGTGGCGGCGGCTTTCGGCGAGAGGGGCGCG aTGCGGCAGAACGTGAGCGAGGCGGGGGCTCAAGCGGCGAGCGGTGGAACGACCGCGGCGCGCGAGGCGCGTCCGAGGAGTCCCGAAGCGGCGAGTGGAGCCGCATGGGCCGCGCCGGACCCGCGCagcccgcgcgcgccgccccTCCGCGGCGGAACTTCGACGACATGCCCGCCGCCAGACCGG ATACGTCTGGAAGGCCAAAACTAAAACTGGAGCCGCGGACGGTTAAGGAGCCCGTTAATTCATTAGCTTCGACCAGCCAGGCCTCGTCAATATTCGGAGGCGCGCGACCGCGAGAGGAACGGCTCAAGGAGCTGGCGGGCGAGTAA
- the LOC126775294 gene encoding eukaryotic translation initiation factor 4H-like isoform X1, producing MFLNMAGRSGFDDGNLRDYGGGRRTVGGRQLPTEPPYKAYVGNLPSGVIQGDMNRIFPNLAIKNVRLVMDRETDKFKGFCYVEFEYLEDLVKAIEMNGSLNVDGKIVRIDVAEDKRSDRGGGFDRGRRDGGRDGPREGREGRGGGGAAGGGGGSGGGFRREGRGTYEHFDAPERRAPRTQGGGGFTHDAAERERGGGSSGERWNDRGARGASEESRSGEWSRMGRAGPAQPARAAPPRRNFDDMPAARPDTSGRPKLKLEPRTVKEPVNSLASTSQASSIFGGARPREERLKELAGE from the exons ATGTTTCTAAACATGGCAGGTCGCAGTGGTTTTGACGATGGTAATCTAAg GGACTATGGAGGCGGTAGGAGAACAGTCGGAGGCCGCCAGCTCCCGACAGAGCCTCCCTATAAAGCTTATGTCGGAAATTTACCCTCGGGTGTCATCCAAGGCGATATGAACAGAATCTTTCCT aacCTGGCTATTAAAAATGTAAGGCTGGTTATGGATAGAGAAACAGACAAATTCAAAGGCTTCTGTTATGTGGAATTTGAATATTTAGAAGATTTGGTCAAGGCAATCGAAATGAATGGATCTCTCAACGTAGATGGTAAAATTGTCAGAATTGATGTCGCCGAAGACAAAAGAAGTGACAG agGGGGCGGGTTTGACCGCGGCCGCCGTGACGGGGGACGTGACGGGCCACGCGAGGGACGCGAAGGGCGTGGGGGTGGTGGCGCCGCCGGCGGCGGTGGCGGTAGTGGCGGCGGCTTTCGGCGAGAGGGGCGCGGTACGTATGAGCACTTCGACGCCCCTGAGCGCCGTGCGCCGAGGACCCAGGGTGGTGGCGGGTTCACACATG aTGCGGCAGAACGTGAGCGAGGCGGGGGCTCAAGCGGCGAGCGGTGGAACGACCGCGGCGCGCGAGGCGCGTCCGAGGAGTCCCGAAGCGGCGAGTGGAGCCGCATGGGCCGCGCCGGACCCGCGCagcccgcgcgcgccgccccTCCGCGGCGGAACTTCGACGACATGCCCGCCGCCAGACCGG ATACGTCTGGAAGGCCAAAACTAAAACTGGAGCCGCGGACGGTTAAGGAGCCCGTTAATTCATTAGCTTCGACCAGCCAGGCCTCGTCAATATTCGGAGGCGCGCGACCGCGAGAGGAACGGCTCAAGGAGCTGGCGGGCGAGTAA
- the LOC126775294 gene encoding eukaryotic translation initiation factor 4H-like isoform X2 encodes MVIMTVCRDYGGGRRTVGGRQLPTEPPYKAYVGNLPSGVIQGDMNRIFPNLAIKNVRLVMDRETDKFKGFCYVEFEYLEDLVKAIEMNGSLNVDGKIVRIDVAEDKRSDRGGGFDRGRRDGGRDGPREGREGRGGGGAAGGGGGSGGGFRREGRGTYEHFDAPERRAPRTQGGGGFTHDAAERERGGGSSGERWNDRGARGASEESRSGEWSRMGRAGPAQPARAAPPRRNFDDMPAARPDTSGRPKLKLEPRTVKEPVNSLASTSQASSIFGGARPREERLKELAGE; translated from the exons ATGGTTATCATGACTGTGTGCAGGGACTATGGAGGCGGTAGGAGAACAGTCGGAGGCCGCCAGCTCCCGACAGAGCCTCCCTATAAAGCTTATGTCGGAAATTTACCCTCGGGTGTCATCCAAGGCGATATGAACAGAATCTTTCCT aacCTGGCTATTAAAAATGTAAGGCTGGTTATGGATAGAGAAACAGACAAATTCAAAGGCTTCTGTTATGTGGAATTTGAATATTTAGAAGATTTGGTCAAGGCAATCGAAATGAATGGATCTCTCAACGTAGATGGTAAAATTGTCAGAATTGATGTCGCCGAAGACAAAAGAAGTGACAG agGGGGCGGGTTTGACCGCGGCCGCCGTGACGGGGGACGTGACGGGCCACGCGAGGGACGCGAAGGGCGTGGGGGTGGTGGCGCCGCCGGCGGCGGTGGCGGTAGTGGCGGCGGCTTTCGGCGAGAGGGGCGCGGTACGTATGAGCACTTCGACGCCCCTGAGCGCCGTGCGCCGAGGACCCAGGGTGGTGGCGGGTTCACACATG aTGCGGCAGAACGTGAGCGAGGCGGGGGCTCAAGCGGCGAGCGGTGGAACGACCGCGGCGCGCGAGGCGCGTCCGAGGAGTCCCGAAGCGGCGAGTGGAGCCGCATGGGCCGCGCCGGACCCGCGCagcccgcgcgcgccgccccTCCGCGGCGGAACTTCGACGACATGCCCGCCGCCAGACCGG ATACGTCTGGAAGGCCAAAACTAAAACTGGAGCCGCGGACGGTTAAGGAGCCCGTTAATTCATTAGCTTCGACCAGCCAGGCCTCGTCAATATTCGGAGGCGCGCGACCGCGAGAGGAACGGCTCAAGGAGCTGGCGGGCGAGTAA
- the LOC126775299 gene encoding elongator complex protein 5: protein MTLFKLKTASTLLIEDDCNKNILPIISELTDNTDCIVKIFCYEQPVHSWQNVYKGKSVQYFKGFPKEYNTQISDNSQKFICIIDSINQMALDMSWNECLRNIKYLQNNSSIIKIIIILHTDCIPVASKLRVNLNHIANAVVTFDSENCCKLFIQIKKNGKVFKSEEVISYDSQISTLKLTPIVKVDKKVKEPEKISPGNLTTFKIEMDQTQQMEKHKLKLPYMKKINEGQGKVYYEPDAVDDWDDEDPDDDLDI from the coding sequence atgactttATTCAAATTGAAAACTGCTTCTACTTTACTGATTGAAGATGACTGCAATAAAAACATACTTCCCATAATTTCGGAACTGACCGATAACACAGATtgcattgttaaaatattttgttacgaaCAACCAGTACATAGTTGGCAAAATGTTTATAAAGGTAAATCAGTCCAATACTTTAAGGGATTTCCAAAAGAGTATAACACTCAAATATCAGACAATAGCCAgaagtttatttgtattatagatTCGATAAATCAAATGGCATTAGATATGAGTTGGAATGAATGCTTGAGAAACATAAAGTACCTACAAAACAAttctagtataataaaaattataatcatattacaTACAGATTGCATTCCAGTCGCTTCTAAATTACGtgttaatttaaatcatatagCAAATGCTGTTGTAACATTTGATAGTGAAAATTGTTGTAAGTTGTTcattcaaataaagaaaaatggtAAAGTTTTTAAGAGCGAAGAAGTGATATCGTATGACAGCCAGATTTCTACATTAAAACTAACACCTATTGTGAAAGTTGATAAGAAAGTCAAAGAGCCAGAAAAAATATCTCCGGGTAATCTCACCACATTCAAAATAGAAATGGATCAGACACAACAAATGGAAAAGCATAAGCTAAAGTTgccgtatatgaaaaaaataaatgaaggtCAGGGTAAAGTTTATTATGAACCAGATGCAGTTGATGACTGGGATGATGAAGATCCAGATGATGAtctagatatataa
- the LOC126775294 gene encoding eukaryotic translation initiation factor 4H-like isoform X4 translates to MFLNMAGRSGFDDGNLRDYGGGRRTVGGRQLPTEPPYKAYVGNLPSGVIQGDMNRIFPNLAIKNVRLVMDRETDKFKGFCYVEFEYLEDLVKAIEMNGSLNVDGKIVRIDVAEDKRSDRGGGFDRGRRDGGRDGPREGREGRGGGGAAGGGGGSGGGFRREGRERERGGGSSGERWNDRGARGASEESRSGEWSRMGRAGPAQPARAAPPRRNFDDMPAARPDTSGRPKLKLEPRTVKEPVNSLASTSQASSIFGGARPREERLKELAGE, encoded by the exons ATGTTTCTAAACATGGCAGGTCGCAGTGGTTTTGACGATGGTAATCTAAg GGACTATGGAGGCGGTAGGAGAACAGTCGGAGGCCGCCAGCTCCCGACAGAGCCTCCCTATAAAGCTTATGTCGGAAATTTACCCTCGGGTGTCATCCAAGGCGATATGAACAGAATCTTTCCT aacCTGGCTATTAAAAATGTAAGGCTGGTTATGGATAGAGAAACAGACAAATTCAAAGGCTTCTGTTATGTGGAATTTGAATATTTAGAAGATTTGGTCAAGGCAATCGAAATGAATGGATCTCTCAACGTAGATGGTAAAATTGTCAGAATTGATGTCGCCGAAGACAAAAGAAGTGACAG agGGGGCGGGTTTGACCGCGGCCGCCGTGACGGGGGACGTGACGGGCCACGCGAGGGACGCGAAGGGCGTGGGGGTGGTGGCGCCGCCGGCGGCGGTGGCGGTAGTGGCGGCGGCTTTCGGCGAGAGGGGCGCG AACGTGAGCGAGGCGGGGGCTCAAGCGGCGAGCGGTGGAACGACCGCGGCGCGCGAGGCGCGTCCGAGGAGTCCCGAAGCGGCGAGTGGAGCCGCATGGGCCGCGCCGGACCCGCGCagcccgcgcgcgccgccccTCCGCGGCGGAACTTCGACGACATGCCCGCCGCCAGACCGG ATACGTCTGGAAGGCCAAAACTAAAACTGGAGCCGCGGACGGTTAAGGAGCCCGTTAATTCATTAGCTTCGACCAGCCAGGCCTCGTCAATATTCGGAGGCGCGCGACCGCGAGAGGAACGGCTCAAGGAGCTGGCGGGCGAGTAA
- the LOC126775292 gene encoding serine/threonine-protein phosphatase 4 catalytic subunit translates to MSDTSDLDRQIEQLKRCEIIMEAEVKALCAKAREILVEESNVQRVDSPVTVCGDIHGQFYDLKELFKVGGDVPETNYLFMGDFVDRGFYSVETFLLLLALKVRYPDRITLIRGNHESRQITQVYGFYDECLRKYGSITVWRYCTEIFDYLSLSAIIDGRIFCVHGGLSPSIHTLDQIRTIDRKQEVPHDGAMCDLLWSDPEDTQGWGVSPRGAGYLFGSDVVAQFNVANDIDMICRAHQLVMEGYKWHFNETVLTVWSAPNYCYRCGNVAAILELNESLQREFTIFEAAPQEARGVPSKKPQADYFL, encoded by the exons aTGTCGGACACAAGCGATTTAGACCGTCAAATCGAACAATTGAAAAGATGTGAAATTATAATGGAGGCAGAGGTTAAAGCCCTCTGTGCGAAAGCCCGCGAGATCCTTGTTGAAGAGAGCAACGTTCAACGAGTCGACTCTCCTGTCACG GTGTGTGGAGATATTCATGGACAATTTTATGACCTCAAAGAACTTTTTAAAGTTGGTGGAGATGTACCTGAGACCAACTATTTATTTATGGGTGATTTTGTGGACAGAGGGTTTTACTCAGTTGAAACATTCTTATTACTACTAGCATTAAAA gttCGTTATCCAGACCGCATAACCTTGATAAGAGGAAATCATGAGTCAAGACAAATTACACAAGTATATGGTTTTTATGATGAATGCTTAAGGAAATATGGATCCATTACTGTCTGGAG ATATTGCACTGAAATATTTGACTATCTATCATTATCTGCTATCATAGATGGACGAATATTCTGTGTTCATGGTGGGTTGAGCCCTTCAATACACACTTTAGACCAAATAAGAACCATTGACCGTAAACAAGAAGTACCCCATGATGGAGCTATGTGTGATTTGCTGTGGAGTGACCCTGAGG ACACACAAGGATGGGGAGTGTCACCACGAGGTGCTGGTTACCTCTTTGGTTCAGACGTTGTAGCACAATTCAACGTGGCCAATGATATTGATATGATTTGCCGTGCTCATCAGCTTGTCATGGAAGGATATAAATGGCACTTTAATGAGACTGTCCTTACTGTTTGGTCAGCTCCCAACTATTGCTACAG ATGCGGCAACGTAGCTGCTATATTAGAACTCAATGAGAGTCTTCAAAGAGAATTCACAATATTTGAAGCGGCCCCTCAGGAGGCTCGAGGCGTGCCCTCTAAAAAACCTCAAGCAGACTACTTCTTATAA
- the LOC126775293 gene encoding NAD-dependent protein deacylase Sirt4, protein MLNRVVQYKTLLRQIAYVPAYKPPDQEDFHKLREFLQSHDRLLILTGAGISTESGIPDYRSEEVGLYARSNHKPIQYQDFVRYPKVRQRYWARNFVGWPRFSSVQPNATHYSIKELEKAGKVTAVVTQNVDRLHHKAGSENIIELHGTGYIVKCMKCPYEIDRFKLQEILLNNNPSMESSFNMIRPDGDVELSKEQVDRFKAPLCPECEGPLKPDIVFFGDNVPKERVEQVRNQVSVSDAVFVLGSSLTVYSSYRIILQAKEENKKIAVLNIGPTRADDIVHLKISTKCGEILTDLCNSLSKPT, encoded by the exons atgCTTAATAGAGTGGtgcaatataaaactttacttcgACAAATAGCTTACGTGCCTGCATATAAACCACCAGATCAAGAAGATTTTCATAAATTACGTGAATTTCTTCAATCACATGATAGACTTCTTATTTTGACAGGCGCTGGAATATCTACAGAATCAG GTATTCCTGACTATAGATCCGAAGAAGTTGGCCTTTATGCACGTTCTAATCACAAGCCTATTCAATATCAAGATTTCGTCAGGTATCCAAAAGTAAGACAAAGATATTGGGCGAGGAATTTCGTTGGTTGGCCAAGGTTCAGTTCAGTCCAACCAAATGCAACACATTATTCCATTAAAGAGTTGGAAAAG gcCGGCAAAGTAACAGCAGTTGTGACTCAGAATGTAGATAGATTACATCATAAGGCTGGTTCAGAAAATATCATAGAACTACATGGCACTGGTTATATTGTAAAATGCATGAAGTGCCCTTACGAAATAGATCGATTTAAACTACAAGAGATCTTGCTAAATAATAATCCTAGCATGGAAAGCAGCTTTAACATGATTAGACCTGATGGAGATGTGGAATTGTCTAAG gaACAAGTTGATAGATTCAAAGCACCCCTATGTCCTGAATGTGAAGGTCCACTTAAACctgatattgtattttttggTGACAATGTTCCCAAAGAAAGAGTGGAGCAAGTAAGAAATCAAGTTTCTGTCAGTGATGCTGTGTTTGTGTTAGGATCAAGTCTAACTGTTTATTCAAGCTACAgaataattttgcaagctaAAGAGGAAAACAAGAAGATAGCTGTATTAAATATAGGACCAACAAGAGCTGATGatattgtacatttaaaaatatcaacaaaatgtGGTGAAATTTTGACAGATCTGTGCAATTCTTTAAGTAAACCTACTTAA
- the LOC126775304 gene encoding ubiquitin-conjugating enzyme E2 G1 isoform X2: protein MSEPQSSLLLKKQLAELNKNPVEGFSAGLIDDNDIYRWEVLIIGPPDTLYEGGFFKAHLHFPKEYPLRPPRMKFVTEIWHPNIEKNGDVCISILHEPGDDKWGYEKASERWLPVHTVETILISVISMLADPNDESPANVDAAKEWRESYSEFKRKVAQCVRKSQEDCS from the exons atgtcAGAGCCACAGTCTtcgcttttattaaaaaagcaacTAGCAG AACTGAACAAAAATCCAGTAGAAGGTTTTTCTGCTGGGTTGATAGATGACAATGACATTTACAGATGGGAGGTACTTATTATTGGCCCACCCGACACATTata TGAAGGTGGATTCTTTAAGGCACATTTACATTTTCCAAAAGAATACCCTTTGAGACCACCGAGGATGAAGTTTGTCACAGAAATTTGGCATCCAAATA TTGAAAAGAATGGTGATGTATGCATATCAATACTACATGAGCCAGGAGATGACAAGTGGGGCTACGAAAAAGCCTCTGAGAGATGGCTGCCCGTCCACACAGTGGAAACTATTCTCATTAGTGTTATTTCTATGTTGGCTGATCCAAATGATGAGAGTCCTGCTAATGTTGATGCAGCT AAGGAATGGAGAGAATCATATTCGGagtttaaaagaaaagtagcgCAGTGTGTGAGAAAGAGCCAGGAGGATTGTTCTTAA
- the LOC126775272 gene encoding myb-binding protein 1A-like protein: MKDGPVIEKTQKEITASLLDAFDLLKSTKDDVKVLGGIKIITRLIENKNEKDIQYVLKRLVRSMGANILDQRLGYCATLVSLIHQFEEINVQQLLDLVKKELHANGSSKSEVGDVALGQILVCGALFRSSLMLKATPEEQKEILHLLQVAGNKKSYLGTTASIIFLEFINKLDEDQFSSIVWSNIKQDYKKDIKEHTLDSLYFLLVISRKFPEKVKLRKLIGVPEILHEDNISDICEKIMTGVDLNSINHPIYKEIATLISKSPNLMLFWNKIDSHLVKHNRNRELVSLNILNIILLNIQDNVTFIPDLITDNFFKLFMDWFKGLQTASKIRNKRDNEDDHKIMIKKEKEVLTSLSKALKLPDVDSNLRVATLKKLLFSPGEINFTEITGSTVIKSTIADLDIDGLKKLAGLLKKVLMNTSKKFIKENVERNWYNNERVKAAEIISFIVSHDAMKQDTSFKINHMQLLMCFGFFKISGDQNIAVSSELAGSIKTCFYRCFTSRFSNVDDLVLVLSSLTTFTSNIMNKEQVREKLEKQFSKENIDCWEMLTGICEKIEQNDAKSKVDKVFLILLYQLGLFLFSEPSHVNIARSSITELKSCYEHYKKGKKKKTGKNKEIADEDEPEWMEVLIEVLLSILSVESSVLRSVVQCVFRLLWEYLTPTSMNQIISVLDPESEANPLKHDSESEDDDDNSDESDKESYDENKDSNETDMSDGSDIEEEDEEMKIPDQLRLAVQKALGTAAAPDTDAESIDADMISEGEGKKLDGALAEAFKQFHQGKNIKTKKDRKNKKALSDFRIRVLDLIDIYLEKDPAMDICLGMIAPLSRCLEFCMQDNQFKELENRVRKTIKNFTKIKKFSTAHDISVEILGDFLKSIIEKGDRSQFMYQALGDIITYFSIFIIHCSQKIPIKVSKSSKKQKSPIIETFEEAVENYFQNRNCLLPIIFFHNVLQTEWDGKYNLLPIIIKNVFNSNVRQFRRNEGLNLVIGFYQALNRLKPSSEQIITQINKIEKTFNSTFTESIKSDNKMEVTSNFIATLKKLINIMKMFHENCKIPSCLNFKTLLDDLGSLKGIIKNPNKNEATNKQNGVKKTKKNKKNKRKREQSNGGQSEPEAKKAKDSSDIE; the protein is encoded by the exons atgaaggACGGACCTGTTATTGAAAAAACTCAAAAAGAGATAACTGCATCTTTATTAGATGCGTTTGATTTACTTAAATCTACAAAAGATGACGTTAAAGTTTTAGGcggcataaaaataattacgcgGCTTATTGAAAATAAG aatGAAAAAGATATACAGTATGTTTTGAAGCGGTTAGTAAGAAGTATGGGTGCAAATATTCTTGATCAGCGACTAGGTTATTGTGCTACACTTGTTAGCTTAATACATCAATTTGAAGAGATTAATGTACAACAATTATTGGACTTAGTGAAAAAAGAACTTCATGCAAATGGCTCATCAAAGAGT GAAGTAGGGGATGTGGCCCTGGGTCAGATATTAGTTTGTGGAGCTTTATTTAGATCCAGTTTGATGTTAAAAGCTACCCCTGAAGAgcaaaaagaaatattacacCTACTTCAAGTAGCTGGGAATAAAAAATCATACCTTGGGACTACGGCATCTATTATCTTTTTAGAGTTCATTAATAAG CTTGATGAAGACCAGTTTTCATCTATTGTATGGTCAAATATCAAACAGGATTATAAGAAAGATATTAAGGAGCATACTTTGGACTCTCTTTATTTTCTCTTAGTAATAAGTAGAAAGTTTCCTGAAAAAGTAAAACTTAGGAAGTTAATTGGGGTGCCAGAAATATTGCATGAAGACAATATTTCTgatatttgtgaaaaaataatg ACAGgagttgatttaaattcaatcaaCCATCCTATTTACAAAGAAATTGCAACTCTAATTTCCAAATCACCAAATTTGATGTTATTCTGGAATAAAATTGATAGTCATCTTGTAAAACATAATAGAAACCGAGAACTAGTATCATTAAATATactcaatataattttacttaacatTCAAGACAATGTGACCTTTATACCTGATTTGATAACTGACAATTTTTTCAAACTATTTATGGATTGGTTTAAAGGGTTGCAAACAGCAAgcaaaataagaaacaaaaggGATAATGAGGATGatcataaaataatgattaagaaAGAAAAAGAAGTGCTTACATCTCTTTCAAAAGCATTAAAACTACCAGATGTTGATAGTAATTTAAGAGTTGCAACATTAAAGAAACTTTTATTCAGTCCAGGTGAAATCAATTTTACTGAAATCACAGGTTCTACAGTCATCAAATCGACCATAGCTGATTTAGACATAGATGGCCTAAAGAAATTGGCTGGATTACTAAAAAAAGTTCTTATGAATACTtccaaaaaatttattaaagaaaatgttgAAAGGAACTGGTATAACAATGAAAGAGTTAAAGCTGCTgaaataatatcttttattgTTAGCCATGATGCAATGAAACAAGatacttcttttaaaataaatcatatgcaATTGTTGATGTGTTTTGGGTTCTTCAAAATTAGCGGTGATCAAAATATTGCTGTTAGTAGTGAATTAGCAG GTTCCATAAAGACATGCTTTTACAGATGTTTCACATCTCGTTTTTCCAATGTTGATGATTTAGTTTTAGTCTTATCATCACTTACCACATTCACCTCTAATATTATGAACAAAGAACAAGTTCGTGAAAAACTAGAAAAACAgttttcaaaagaaaatatcGATTGTTGGGAAATGCTTACTGGTATATGTGAAAAAATTGAGCAAAATGATGCCAAATCAAAAGTCGACAAGGTTTTTCTAATATTACTGTATCAACttggattatttttattttctgaacCATCACATGTAAATATTGCACGGAGCTCAATAACAGAGTTAAAAAGTTGTTATGAACACTATAAAaaaggaaagaaaaaaaaaacaggtaaaaataaagaaatcgcAGATGAAGATGAACCAGAGTGGATGGAAGTATTAATTGAGGTTCTCTTATCTATATTGTCAGTTGAATCTAGTGTTCTCCGTTCTGTTGTCCAATGTGTCTTTAGACTTCTTTGGGAATATTTAACACCTACCTCAATGAACCAAATCATTTCGGTTTTGGACCCAGAAAGTGAAGCTAACCCACTTAAACATGATAGTGAATCagaagatgatgatgataattcaGATGAATCTGACAAAGAAAGTTATGACGAGAATAAAGATAGCAATGAAACTGACATGAGTGATGGTAGTGATATAGAAGAAGAAGATGAAGAGATGAAAATACCTGATCAGTTACGTTTAGCAGTCCAAAAAGCATTAGGAACGGCAGCTGCTCCTGACACAGACGCCGAAAGTATAGACGCAGACATGATAAGTGAGGGAGAAGGAAAGAAGTTGGACGGAGCTTTAGCTGAAGCATTTAAACAATTTCATCagggtaaaaatattaaaaccaaaaaagaccgtaaaaacaaaaaagcatTATCTGATTTTAGAATCAGAGTGTTAGATCTTATAGATATATATCTAGAAAAAGATCCTGCAATGGATATTTGCCTAGGCATGATTGCACCACTTTCAAGGTGTCTCGAATTTTGTATGCAGGATAACCAATTTAAAGAATTAGAAAATAGGGTtagaaaaactataaaaaattttacaaaaattaaaaagttttctaCTGCACATGACATTTCAGTTGAAATATTGGGTGACTTTTTAAAATCCATCATAGAAAAAGGCGACAGGTCTCAATTTATGTATCAAGCGCTTGGTGATATAATTACTTACTTTTCGATATTCATTATCCACTGTTCTCAAAAGATTCCCATTAAAGTTTCAAAATCATCTAAGAAACAAAAATCACCTATTATTGAAACATTCGAAGAAGCAGTAGAAAATTACTTTCAAAATCGTAATTGCCTGTTGCCTATCATTTTCTTTCACAATGTCTTACAAACAGAATGGGatggaaaatataatttattgccaataatcattaaaaatgtctttaacTCCAACGTGCGACAATTTCGTCGCAATGAAGGCTTAAATCTGGTAATTGGTTTCTACCAGGCATTAAATAGATTGAAACCATCGTCAGAGCAAATAATtactcaaattaataaaatagagaaaACTTTCAACAGCACATTTACAGAGTCGATAAAATCAGATAATAAAATGGAAGTTACATCTAATTTTAtagcaacattaaaaaaattgatcaaCATAATGAAAATGTTTCATGAAAACTGCAAAATTCCATCatgtttaaatttcaaaacattGTTAGATGATTTGGGATCATTAaaaggtattattaaaaatccaaACAAAAACGAAGCaactaataaacaaaatggagttaaaaaaactaaaaaaaataagaagaatAAAAGAAAGAGGGAACAAAGTAATGGTGGTCAATCAGAACCAGAGGCAAAGAAGGCGAAAGATTCTTCAGatatagaataa